Below is a window of Ananas comosus cultivar F153 linkage group 9, ASM154086v1, whole genome shotgun sequence DNA.
ATTAATGAGCGATGGCGGTGATTTGGCAGTGATCCAACGGTCGGCTCAAAGACAGAATCCAACGGAGGAAATAGCTTCCACGTTTTGATAGAAGCAACTCATCGTGATTGAACAGTGTGCAGGATTTTTTTGATTAGATTGTAGAAGCTTTACATTATCAtctatttttgttgaatttttatttgaatcttCAAAAGATGCGCTTTGGATAGAGCTATGCGCTAAAATTAATCGAGAGGCCAACAAACTAgtattagatttttctttttctttttttttcactttatagTTAAAAGACTTAGATTTTAtcaaaatacatgatttttagaaaattatgatCTAAAAACTGAtccaaacaatttttttaaaaaaagattaaattctTTGATACTAGATGCATTTTatgtcaaaaatatattttttggtaaaaaaaaagcaactttTTATATCATTAAATTCAGCTACAAACCTCAAAATTCAAATGactttaaaaaacaaattaatgtaGCCTTGTCgaaatttctcttcaatttcacTACACTTTATGTGCACGAGGACTTAtagctcttcttttttttcttttttttcttttttttaagttaatAACACATACGATTCAATTTTAAAacgcaaaaataataaaatagaggTGTGGATTCTGTCGAATGCATGATGTTTTTACGAACGCAAAGTGCCAAAGTTACAACAAGAAGGACAAGATAATAAAAAGCTCAAACTTTATTCCCACTTTGAGAGAGAGGCTGTTCCCATCCACTAACCATCACACAAAAGAAATGGCCTGTTTTTACTCacagcaaaattaaaaatttagaacttttactgtaaaaaaagaaaaaaagaaaaaaaaaaaaaagaaagcaaatcaTAAACCCCAAAATAAGAAGTTCTAGTTAAACAAGTTTTGGAAAAGCAATAATTCTCCGCAAACTTGTTTTatattgagaaaaaataaatgcaaCTATGTAAGTGACTTTctccaagtatatatatatatatatatatagattcttCTGAAACGGAGAAAGGATTCACATGTAACAACTCTacaattttaagttaaaaaaaagggtcaTCATGTTGCATCTTAATCCTTAAATTAGAATGGAAGAGTAGATCATGAAGAtgcccataaaataaacaagCATTTTTTGGTGCCAAAATTATCCTCAGTTGAATGGCCATTTCTCAAAGCCCTATATACACGTGTGTGGCTGCAACAAAGGCAACAGGTCACAGCAAAGAGGATTCAGAAGAGATTTTTGGAGAGGCCCAAAATTTTGGTGCATGTTATTGTTGTAGTGGAatctaataatataaaaataaaaaatccatgccatatatatatatatatatatattttgtagcaAATGCTTACGAGTTGTCTCTCTCTCCTATTGCTTGTGAGGGGGTAATAACAATGCAATATATCCCTATCTCACTCTACGtccatttttttattctcgTGTGGGATTCTTATACAAGAACCCCACCCTTCACATGGGCTTGGGCCCCATCATAAGTTCCTCCTGTTGAATTATACATTTATACACCCCCAATTATCTGATGATACAAAACTAGTAGTAATTGTATAGCATAATGttgggaaaaaagaaagagagagaaagagaaaaggaaagcgACCTCAAAAGCCCAAGCAGGAACTTGAAAAATCTAATAGATCacccccacaaaaaaaaaaagaagatatgcTTCAAACTAAAaggctgttttttttttctttctttttttttttttttttaccctttattGAGACTTATAATTGGAGCAGAAAAAATGGATACAGATATTTTGCTGCTGTATTTTTCCATCTATTTTACAAGAGCAGGTTTGTACACAACAATTATTAGCTTCTCTGAACGGTGGCTTCTTTGTCTCCTACTGTTTCAAAAAGGCACTTCTCATTGAAATCGCCATTACTTGTTTGTCAAAAGAGCACCTTCTTTTTACACCTTGTAAACCATCGAGTGCTGTAACTTTaccttcaaaatataaaattattttttcagaagaAATTGCTGTTCATGAAAACCatatttttttcacaatttctgttttctgaataaaaaaattcaggaaacaaaaatacttctttttttttatatatatataaaatctgaaGAACTTTTCGACAAGAAAAGTAAGAACTCTAcagatgaaaaaatatcttCCAgccagaaaactattttctgaaACCAAACACCCTCTTCGACCATACAAATGCAAAAACAGAGAGCCGCTGTTCACAACCTTTCTCATTTCATCCCTAGTCACACCTTAATATTACaaatatgggaaaacttcaaataccgctcctgtggtttgatactttctcactttagtaccacgtggtttcacactttctcattttaatatcctgttgtttcgcactttctcactttagtaccctgtgatttcaagtgtatcaagttagtaccatgtggtttcgcactttctcactttagtaccctgtggtttcaagtgtattaagttagtaccacgtggtttcgcactttctcactttagtaccctgtagtttaatattttgttaaattatataccccaaaatggataataaaaatagaaaattaaaatcacagtgtactaacttgatacaaaaataaaaccagagggtactaacttgatacacctgaaaccataggatattaaagtgagaaagtgcgaaaccataggatattaacttgatacactgtGGTttctttaaaccacaggatcctaaagtgagaaaatgcgaaaccacaggggggtatttgaagtttcccctaaaaaaaaaaaaaagaaacagcatTTTAACCtggatagaaaattttaatcctCACAATATGCTTCCATAAAACTACTCTTCATTGCAAATAATGAGAAAGTAGATGCCCCCCTAAAGCATATCCTTCTTTTGCTTCTTAGCAAGCAATAATGCAGATAAAGATTTGAAGCTAACTAAAAATCACCTTGTCAGTCACTTCATTCAGGAAAGAAAGTAAATTCTTCAAATAGCGAAAACTAGACCAAAAGTAAATACTTCACCCTTAGGAAAACAGCAGAAATATAATTTCATTTCGATACTTCGTGCTTCACAAGGATAGGGATCGGCAAAATAGCTTACTATCAGTAATTCCATATTACACTGCAAACCAAAATTTGGCCATTTCCTTGGGTTTGATAGAAAATACCAGAAAGGCCTGAGTCACCGCTTAGTCTTGATAAAATGAGAAGCTAGCAACTTCGAAACCCCAAAGCCATTGAACGAATCGACTTTGAAAAGCTCCTTTAGCTTCTCATCGCATATAATTGTCCTCTTATTGCTAGGATCCTAGCACAAATAAATTAATGGCTTAAGCTAAAACGTGTCATGGAGTTGAGAACATTAGCCTAATTAGCCTAATTAGCAAAGATGAGCAATATATTGAACATTAAGTTACAAATATAAGGCATCAAATCTTATGATGTACTGATAAATCATCTGTGTTAGTGCATTTGTAAAGAAAGACATATTGGGGCAACTCTTTAAAGATAATGCTGCACGCTGAATTTTGACCAGTTATATTGCGTACGTGAATAGGTATTCCAGGTATATGCATAAATAACGGTTCGTAGCGTAGGATGACGATATTCCATTCATTTGGCACATTCCACTCTTTAAATTATTAGGACTCGCTGCAAACTTCCATTCAACTATCAGGTAACAAGTACTTAATAAAAGTGCGACTTCTACACAGAGTTCACAATCGGGTTTTGTTTTGTCGACAAACTCTGGTAGGTTATTCGCCAACTGGCCTATTGTCTAGGAGAATGTAGTacttaaaggcaaataaatTAGCTCCAGCAGTAGATATGCAACCAAAGTTTCTGAACATCAAATGCAATTCAGAGCACACGTAAAATCATAATAGAACAACAATTAACGTACCAAAATTAATGTTTGAGAAATTTGAGAGGAATGCAAGGCCCAAgattttagaataaataattGCTATCACCCGCACACTTGTCTAAAGCTATTTCATCTGCCAATGACTATTGGGAAAACAGCTCCTCAGTTTCCATCAAGTAAATTATTGAaagaagtaattaaattttttgaaagaaaaccACCAATCAAGTGCAACTATGCATTATCAGAGAAATGAAGAGAACAACACAGTACCTGAAGATTGTTCTGTTTAATGTAGTCCCACATCCTCTTCACAACGTCAGATCGTGACAATGTATTCTCGCCAGTACCAATAAACTTCACCAGTTCATCTGAGAGTGGAAGGGGTGCGAGAAGGCCAGAAGATCCTCCTTTGTGCCTTTTTCCTGTCCAGGACATTTTTGAGAATAAAAAGAGATATAATGCTAAGGCATATTAATGACCTGAGACAATATATATTGATCTCTAACCTTCGTTCttatctttcttttgcttcttatcCTTTGTCTTAGACCTCACAGGAGATACAGATCCTGCTTAATAATAGTATTGAAATAGTAAAAGTTAGGATTAAATCTACCAAAGCTAGATAGGTGAGCTTACTTAGTCTCTTGATGAGGCAACAAGTTGTCTCCTAACCTTCCTTATCTTTTTGTCGCTGCTTGTCTTTCGGCGTTGACCTTGCTGAAGATACATGACCAGCTACATTACAAAAGGAGATACTCCAAACATGAGAACTAGATCTAACAAAAGATGGATGAGCAGAAGAACTTGGCCTCTTGATAAGGCAACAAGAGAGCTGCAGGGTATAAGATACAATATCTTTTTTATTGATGAGCATTTCTTTAAGATCCTTAGGCATGAGGGGTGCAGACAATGCATAAGCATTGATAGTTTAACCCTTGAGTAGATTGGACTCCGTGCTAGCATTTTCCATCAGATGAACTCAAATCAAGAAAATAAGATCTTTGCCATATTGAGAAAATTACAGGAAATATGTAACACAGAATGCAGTGGATATTAGCATCTTGGATCCAACCAAAAAAGCAGATCCGCGACttagtcaaaataataaaagaggtGATGATATTTGTCTAACCATAAACAACTAAATCAAAAATTGGAAGGCTGAGCTTATCTAGATATTCCTCCAGCATAACATAACCCCTGCTTCCAGCTCCCCAGCCCCAGACTTTTCTAGTTGGTTATCTGGGTGTCTCCAGGTCAAACAAGAAACTTGACACACACATGAACTCATGCGAAACACATTCTGTATAACATAACATAACCCCTGCTTCCAGCTCTCCAGCCCCAGCTTTTTCTAGTTGGTTATCTGGGTGTCTCAAGGTCAAACAAGAAACTTGACACACACATGAACTCATGCGACTTCTTAATtagcatgattttttttttcctccaggATCCTCCAAACCAGAAAGTTATTTGTCGACAAGCGAAATATTAGCAAACAAAAATGAGCAAAATCTGGCTGCTGATGAGTCAGACGAGGAATTTGAATCTTGAACAGGAAAGACAATTGAAATCTAGAACGAGGAAACTAATATCGAATATCTAATATCACATAGATATAGTTATTGCTGGAAATAAAGAAATGAGGGCATCTTTTCAATATCAGTGTCCACATGTTTACACACCGTGCAACTAGAGAGGGGCCTACTTACAGCCTATTTGGCCCTGCTATAGGGTGTAGGGAGTACTGTTATTTGATGAAGTGTTATTTGCATAGTGGTAATAGCTTAATGGCTTCTCTTTGCAGTAGAATAACTTGACGTTTCTAATTTGGGGGCTCATAATCTTGTTTCAGCTCCATGCCACAGCAGAAGCACTAGAGTGTTTTGTTTAACAGACATTTTATTAGAGATGGGTGTTGTAGAGAGCAAAAGCAGAAGAGGGGCCAAACAGGCTTGTAATGTGTTCATACCATGAATGATTGCAGTGCTCTCATGTTTTCATTTAAGGCTCGGCCCCTGGCAGTGCCTTGCTATTCTGACAGAACTTACCAATTCATTTTGACATACATCATGGTGCATTGATTGTTATACCATGATAAATGGTGCATTGATTGTTATACCATGATAAATGGTTCTAGAGACAAACCATTCTTGGTCCATCAGAATGTACTAAAGATAAAAAGCCTGTGCAAAAATCTTTCGTACAGATACTGAAGATAAAAAGCCTGTGCAAAAATCTTTCGTACAGAAAGCTCTGAGAATATCTTGAAGAAGATGGCATGAAGATTAGATTGAATTCAGAAAACAAGATACTGCACTCACCAAAGGTTAGAACATTGAATCTGCATCATTTTTCACCCCCACAAGCATGTCAAAAACATCCTCAAACCCTCATGCCATTACCTATTTCCTTTCCCTTATAACCATAACACCTTCTTAAATGAAAACATGGGGACATATTTACTCTGAATTATGAAACATACTCCAAAAATGCTTCTCCATCACGTGAGGATTAAGGTCAATAGTAAGAAGAAGTCATAACAATTGGAAGCATCAAAGAGAAACATATAACTAGGTTAAAATATACTACATGATACCATAATCAAGAACAGATTAGTTGAAAAAACTATCCTATTTTAAAGGAATACGTGTTAAGTTGATTGGTTTATCTGCTAACAAGACCCTTTCTTAGGTAAATCTTCGCTAACTAAAACTTCAAGTAAAGAATCTAAAATTGCTTGCAACATCGCCGGATCAAGTGAGCAACcacatttatttttccttcagaaaaaaaaactttccatTATCATGGTCCCAACATCAGCACAGTTAGTACAAAGTTTCTAATCATAAATGGCATCACACCAAAATGtaagaatagagaaaaaaacTGTTAACACCAAATTCTAGGAACATTATCAGAACTATTTGGGTAAACATTTTTTAATACCAAATTATGAATCTAATATGTGATGCCTCAATCTGTAGACAAAACATTCATCCATGTTTGCTATTGGTAAAGCAAAGGAAAATAACAATACCCTAACTAGTTAGACTAAGTTCATCGAGAGAATTACCATCTTCCAGTGGCCAGATATGCTTTGTCAAAGCCTTATTCATTTGAAACATGTCAATGGTGTTAACATTAAAAAGGCTCCGAAGTCTCTCATCACATATAATCTTTCTCCTATTATTCGGGTCTTGCAAATTGTTTTCTCGGATATACGCCCAAAGCTTCTTGACAACCTGAAACCATTAAAGAATATCAATCAAGGACGCGATTGCCAATACACAAAGCTCCCTCCTAGTCCTTTCTTAAGGTGAACTAATACTAAATGATATAAAAGTCTAACAAGAAACATTACTTCGGTTCTCGCTAACTCAGATTCACCAACAAAATCTTGTAGTTCCGGGGAAAGGCTGCACAATTTGGTAAAGCCGCCACCCCTTCGCTTGGACTCCTCATTGACTCTGTTCAACCTTATAATATCGGGGAGGTGCACAAAGTCAATAATTTATCGAAACTTAGGAATGTTAGAAAGGCATAAACTTTCTCATCTTCTAAGCAAGTATTCTAATGGTAGTTTGAGTACGGCCAAAGGAATGCATCGATTAGCTATTCTTACTTAAAAGattccccttttttttcaataatgcaCAGGTTACAGTATTACAATTAATAGAACAATACtgaaacaggaaaaaaaaaaatatttttgtcaaCCTCAAAAAGGattaaacacaaaaaataagCCTAATTTCTGAAAATCCTAAATCACGATAGCCTCTTGTTGCATTATGAATCATTCCGATGATGCGACCTTCtataattcacttaaagcagcAATATTAACCCTAGCAGGAGCGATTATAGTTATTGCACAGAAtacaaaaaccctaattttaaTCGAACTATCTCAATGGGGTCACATAGCAACCTAAAAATGGAAACATAGCTAAGAAAATAGCAGCTTAATGAAACCTCACCTCCTCTTTCTACTTCCTCCGCCACCACCGCTCACCtcttcatcctcctcctcctcctcctcctcctcctcctcctcttcctctccgcTCCTTTCTCCTCCCCCctgctgctcctcctcctcctccgcccccgcctcgtcctcctccttcgCAGCCTCCGCTGCGTCGTGTTCGTCGTTGCCGTGGTGGAGCTCGGAGTGGAGGAAGAGGTCGACCTGCTCGCGGATGAAGGCCTTCTTGTGGGAGAGGTCGAGGGCGAAGTGCTCCTCGAGGCTGCGGCGGACgatggcggtggtggtggtggagaggTCGGAGGAGCGGAGGAGCTCCCGGAGACGCCGCGCGAGCTCCTCGTCCGTCACCATCGTCGTCCCCCTcaccccttctcctcctctctcctctctccctctctccctctctctctctctctctctctctcccctttcgCTCTCGTTTGTTTCGCCTCCCCCCACTGCGTCCGTCGCCCTTTTAGATGGATCTTTTTTGGGCTCCCACCCCTTTCGGTTTGTACGGTTCTGGGCCCATATGGGCTTTATTGGGCCTTTATTAGGCCTTTGATCCTTTTTTAAGCGAACGGTTTATGTTCCACACACTGATCCAAACCCGATTTACTGGGCCTGCTCTCTTTTTTTGATTTGTCGGTTACAGGGTTTTATGAATTCCTTTTGAATTATTCAACAGAAACTTAAATCTCCGaccttaaaaattttaaagttctgaatctaaaaatattaatgatactttttttaaaaaagtgtttATTAAATATACCTGTATTTTCATAATTTACATTTTCGTaccaattaattattattatttttttgtttattttgcatTCATAGCATTGTACAGAGGCAAAAAGGCTGCGACATGCAGCAACGTTTTGTGGGGGAGAGAATCCAATTCATTCAAGCACGCTTTCCAAAGGCTGCTGCGCCCCCTCCACCACGACATGGAATCTTCaagcattaattttttttattttttatattttatttatttcctccTCTTCAATGTTTGATTGTCTCTTCTTTTATTAGGCTAGTtcagttctttttcttttatgtatGAAAcgaatagtatattttttttttctattaaaaaaaatatttacattacCCTTTCTTGTTCTCATCTCCTCCTATATCCCAAAACAAAATCAGTTGTATAAATATGGTCAAAATTATTGCACTTAAGCTGGTTTAGCAAGTGGTTAAT
It encodes the following:
- the LOC109714907 gene encoding upstream activation factor subunit spp27-like isoform X3 gives rise to the protein MVTDEELARRLRELLRSSDLSTTTTAIVRRSLEEHFALDLSHKKAFIREQVDLFLHSELHHGNDEHDAAEAAKEEDEAGAEEEEEQQGGGERSGEEEEEEEEEEEEEDEEVSGGGGGSRKRRLNRVNEESKRRGGGFTKLCSLSPELQDFVGESELARTEVVKKLWAYIRENNLQDPNNRRKIICDERLRSLFNVNTIDMFQMNKALTKHIWPLEDAGHVSSARSTPKDKQRQKDKEAGSVSPVRSKTKDKKQKKDKNEGKRHKGGSSGLLAPLPLSDELVKFIGTGENTLSRSDVVKRMWDYIKQNNLQSLADEIALDKCAGDSNYLF
- the LOC109714907 gene encoding upstream activation factor subunit spp27-like isoform X1, which encodes MVTDEELARRLRELLRSSDLSTTTTAIVRRSLEEHFALDLSHKKAFIREQVDLFLHSELHHGNDEHDAAEAAKEEDEAGAEEEEEQQGGGERSGEEEEEEEEEEEEEDEEVSGGGGGSRKRRLNRVNEESKRRGGGFTKLCSLSPELQDFVGESELARTEVVKKLWAYIRENNLQDPNNRRKIICDERLRSLFNVNTIDMFQMNKALTKHIWPLEDAGHVSSARSTPKDKQRQKDKEAGSVSPVRSKTKDKKQKKDKNEGKRHKGGSSGLLAPLPLSDELVKFIGTGENTLSRSDVVKRMWDYIKQNNLQDPSNKRTIICDEKLKELFKVDSFNGFGVSKLLASHFIKTKR
- the LOC109714907 gene encoding upstream activation factor subunit spp27-like isoform X2, with translation MVTDEELARRLRELLRSSDLSTTTTAIVRRSLEEHFALDLSHKKAFIREQVDLFLHSELHHGNDEHDAAEAAKEEDEAGAEEEEEQQGGGERSGEEEEEEEEEEEEEDEEVSGGGGGSRKRRLNRVNEESKRRGGGFTKLCSLSPELQDFVGESELARTEVVKKLWAYIRENNLQDPNNRRKIICDERLRSLFNVNTIDMFQMNKALTKHIWPLEDAGHVSSARSTPKDKQRQKDKEGSVSPVRSKTKDKKQKKDKNEGKRHKGGSSGLLAPLPLSDELVKFIGTGENTLSRSDVVKRMWDYIKQNNLQDPSNKRTIICDEKLKELFKVDSFNGFGVSKLLASHFIKTKR